The Microbacterium luteum nucleotide sequence GACGGCGCTCCGCTTCGGTGCGCACGTGGTCCTCGATCCACGCGCAACGCCTCCGCCCGAGGTGTCGACCGTTGACGCCTTCGTCGACGCGTCCGGTGCCGATTCCGCCGTGCGCGAGGGCATCACGGCGGTACGGCCCGGGGGAAGGGTCGTCCTGGTGGGCATGGGCCTTTCCGAGATGCCCCTGCCGATCACGATCATCCAGAACCGGGAGCTGATCGTCACCGGGGTCTTCCGCTATGCCAACACCTGGCCAACCGCGATCGCGCTCGTCGCCGGAGGACACGTCGACCTGGATGCGATGGTCACCGCAACCTTCGGCCTCAGCGAGGTCGCGCGTGCCCTGGAATCTACCGCGGACCCCTCGACGATCAAGGCCATCGTGGAACCCACCCGCCCCTGACCGCTGCACACCCACCCGACCTGAGCCTGCGACCGCGCCAGGCCGTCACCATCCCGCCACGCACCCCACCCCTCCCGATGTCGTGGCGACCGCGACGATCTTCACGTTCATCTGGACCTGGAGCGACTTCTTCTCACCGCTGATCTATCTCCGGCTCCCCGAGACCTTCCCGGCGTCGGTCGCGCTGAAGGGCTTCATCGACGCGCAGTCGACCTCGGATTACGGATCGATGTTCGCCATGTCCGTCGTCTCTCTGGTTCCCCTGTTCATCGTGTTCCTCGTCGGTCAGCGCTACCTGATCAAGGGATTCGCGACATCCGGAATCAAGTAGTCTCCCATTCAGCGTGCCGAAGGATGGTGCCCCGTGAGCAATGACCGACTCGCCGTGACGATCACCGACGTCGCCCGACGGGCCGGGGTGTCTCCCGCGACCGTGTCCCGCGTGTTCAACGACCAGTTCCGGGGGAACGTCGAGACGGCGCACCGCGTCCGGTCGGCCGCGACCGAACTCAGCTACACCCCGAATCACCTGGCGCGCAGTTTCGCCCGCGGCAAGACGAGCGCGGTCGGCTTTCTCGTTCCCGACCTGGCCAACCCGGTGTTTCAGGCGGTGCTCACCGGCCTCAGCCTCGCTGCCGGAGACGACGGCTATCGCGTGCTGGTGGCCGACTCCGCGGAATCCATCGACGACGAGCCGCTGCTCGCGGGGGAGATCCGTCGCCGATGCGACGCGTTGGTGCTGTGCGCGCCTCGCATGGAAGACGACACCCTCGCGCAGACCGTGCGGGATCTGGCCCCGGTCGTGCTGACGAACCGGTCCAATACCGTCATCGACGCGCCGACGCTGTCAGCGGACTCGCGGACCGGGTTCGAGAACATCGCGCGCCACCTCTACACCCTGGGCCACCGCCGCCTGGCCTACATCGAGGGCCCCGAGGGTTCCGCGAACCACAATCGCCTTCGCGGCCTGGAGGATTTCGTGCGCAGCGTCGAGGGCGTTTCCCTGCAGCGCGTTCCCGGCGGAGCAACCAGCACGAGCGGGATGGATGCGGTCGACGCGCTCGTGAAAACCCGCGCGACGGCCGCCATCGCGTTCAACGACCTCGTCGGCCTCGGCGTCGTCCACGGCCTGGGCGAACGTGGTCTGCGGGTACCCGACGACATCTCGGTGACGGGCTTCGACGACATCCCGTTCGCCCGCTTCATGACCCCGACCCTCACCACCGCATCCGTGCCCCACGAGATCCTCGGCGGACTGGCCTGGAGCCGGCTCCACGCGCTGATCGAAGGACGCACGCCCGAACACAACGTGGTCTTCCAACCGCGTCTGGAGGCGCGTCGCTCCACCGCCGCTCCCCCGTCGGCGTGATCCGCGCATCCACCCGCCCCTCTACCCCGCGCCTCCCCTCCCGCAGCCCGACCCATCCGTAGCCCCGCGCCTCCCGCCACCCACGCCGAGGTCGGAGAATCGGCCTGAGGTCGGAGGATCGACGCCCGAATTCTCCGACATCGGCACGAATCTCCGACGTCCGCGAGGTCAGCCGACGCCCTTGGCGCGGAGGGCCTGCTCGAAGCCGGCAACCGATCCGCCGACCGCGTCGAGCTCGTGCGCATCCAGAAGCAGAGTGAGGCCGTTTTCAGCTCGCCTGAAGACCGCGGGCGCGCCGTACTCGGCGACCGCGGCGGCGACGTCGTCGTCCATCTCGTTCAGGTGACGCAGGTCGATGGACACGTCCAATCGCTCGACCATCGCATCCCACTCGGGCTTGCGCCGCCATGTGTGCGTGATGTCGCAGAGTGCACAGTGCGCGGTGCCGAGCATGTGCCCGATCACATACCGCAGCTCCCCGAGCGGACCACCGTCGGCCCGGTAGACGCCGACGAGCATCCCGCCTCTCGGATTCGCGTCGTGGTCCACTCCCCGATCATCACCCGGATGTCGGAGCATCGACCCGATGTCGGAGAATCCGCGCTGAATCCTCCGACATCGACGCCGATTTCCGACATCGGGGCGGGCGCGCGGCGCCGACGCCCGCACGCGACGGTGCCGGATGCGGTCAGGACTCGCGGGTGATCGTCACCTTCACGTGCAGCTGGCTCTTGAACGGGCCGGCATAGACGCCGCGGAGCGGGGGGACGTCGTTGTAGTCCCGACCCCGGCCCACGAGCACGTGCCGGTCGCCG carries:
- a CDS encoding carbohydrate ABC transporter permease, producing the protein MATATIFTFIWTWSDFFSPLIYLRLPETFPASVALKGFIDAQSTSDYGSMFAMSVVSLVPLFIVFLVGQRYLIKGFATSGIK
- a CDS encoding LacI family DNA-binding transcriptional regulator, whose translation is MSNDRLAVTITDVARRAGVSPATVSRVFNDQFRGNVETAHRVRSAATELSYTPNHLARSFARGKTSAVGFLVPDLANPVFQAVLTGLSLAAGDDGYRVLVADSAESIDDEPLLAGEIRRRCDALVLCAPRMEDDTLAQTVRDLAPVVLTNRSNTVIDAPTLSADSRTGFENIARHLYTLGHRRLAYIEGPEGSANHNRLRGLEDFVRSVEGVSLQRVPGGATSTSGMDAVDALVKTRATAAIAFNDLVGLGVVHGLGERGLRVPDDISVTGFDDIPFARFMTPTLTTASVPHEILGGLAWSRLHALIEGRTPEHNVVFQPRLEARRSTAAPPSA